The following are from one region of the Klebsiella aerogenes genome:
- a CDS encoding CoA transferase: MLSPSPSMTLYSRLWQAFDSTPAPVIDFHQQGALPSCFAVSDFAAASMGVAAAYLARLCHTSSAPRVDRRLASYWFSSSVRPLNRPLQQLWDPLAGDYQTLDGWIRLHTNAAHHRQAVARVLGVHATREALAQQVSQWRAQALEQVVVDHGGCAAAMRSARQWQTHPQGIAVSRQPLLIEEYLPPGSPASWPLSPSRPLCGIRVLDLTRIIAGPVATRFLAGLGADVLRIDPLDWQEPTLEEEITLGKRCARLNIKTQIDKQRLIVLLSQADVIVHGYRADALDVLGLDSQTRATLSPGIIDVSLNAWGWDGPWRNRRGFDSLVQMACGIAEAGQRWRKADKPVPLPVQALDHATGYLMAAAVLKGLLQRIENGAGYRARLSLARVAASLMPWPGAQDEAPFAPLQRADFKPALEYSAFGLAERLNFPIRLAGTPMVWSRPPSRLGTAAPEWW, encoded by the coding sequence ATGCTCTCGCCATCGCCTTCAATGACCCTCTATTCCCGGCTGTGGCAGGCCTTTGACTCAACGCCCGCCCCGGTAATCGATTTCCATCAACAGGGAGCATTACCTTCCTGTTTTGCCGTCAGCGATTTTGCCGCCGCCTCGATGGGGGTTGCCGCCGCTTATCTGGCTCGCTTGTGTCACACATCCTCTGCGCCGCGGGTCGATCGTCGGCTGGCGTCCTACTGGTTTTCCAGTAGCGTCAGGCCGCTCAATCGCCCTTTGCAGCAACTGTGGGATCCGCTGGCGGGCGATTACCAAACGCTGGATGGTTGGATCCGTCTGCACACCAATGCAGCCCACCACAGGCAAGCCGTGGCGCGGGTTCTGGGCGTTCATGCCACGCGAGAGGCGCTGGCGCAGCAAGTCAGTCAGTGGCGCGCGCAGGCGCTGGAACAGGTGGTTGTCGATCACGGCGGCTGCGCCGCAGCGATGCGCAGCGCCAGGCAGTGGCAAACCCATCCGCAGGGTATCGCCGTTAGCCGGCAGCCGCTGCTCATTGAAGAATATTTGCCGCCAGGATCGCCGGCGAGCTGGCCGCTGTCCCCTTCCCGTCCTTTATGCGGGATCCGGGTACTGGATTTAACCCGAATTATCGCCGGGCCGGTCGCGACACGCTTTCTTGCAGGGCTCGGCGCTGACGTATTACGCATCGACCCTCTCGACTGGCAGGAACCGACGCTCGAAGAAGAAATTACCCTCGGTAAGCGTTGCGCCCGTTTGAATATAAAAACGCAAATCGATAAGCAACGTTTAATCGTTTTGCTCTCTCAAGCCGATGTCATTGTCCACGGCTACCGCGCCGATGCGCTGGATGTTTTAGGCCTGGATAGCCAGACCAGAGCAACGCTGTCGCCGGGGATAATTGATGTTTCGCTGAATGCCTGGGGATGGGATGGCCCATGGCGCAACCGCCGCGGCTTTGACAGCCTGGTACAGATGGCCTGCGGCATCGCGGAGGCCGGACAGCGCTGGCGCAAAGCGGATAAACCCGTACCACTACCGGTACAGGCATTAGATCACGCTACCGGCTATTTGATGGCGGCAGCGGTATTGAAAGGTCTTCTCCAACGCATTGAAAACGGCGCGGGCTATCGCGCCCGGTTATCTCTGGCGCGCGTCGCCGCCAGCCTGATGCCATGGCCAGGCGCGCAGGATGAAGCTCCGTTCGCTCCCTTGCAACGGGCCGATTTCAAGCCTGCATTAGAGTACTCGGCGTTTGGCCTGGCGGAACGGCTGAATTTCCCAATTCGTCTGGCGGGCACGCCGATGGTCTGGTCACGGCCGCCCAGCCGATTGGGGACGGCCGCACCAGAGTGGTGGTGA
- the tcyL gene encoding cystine ABC transporter permease gives MQESIQLVIDSAPYLLKGAVFTLQLSIGGMFFGLLLGFILALMRMSSIWPVRWLARMYISIFRGTPLIAQLFMIYYGLPQFGIELDPIPAAMIGLSLNTAAYAAETLRAAIASIDKGQWEAAASIGMTPWQTLRRAILPQAARVALPPLSNSFISLVKDTSLAATIQVPELFRQAQLITSRTLEVFTMYLAASLIYWVMATVLSTLQNYFENQLNRQERDPK, from the coding sequence ATGCAAGAAAGTATCCAACTGGTTATTGATTCCGCGCCATACCTGTTAAAAGGTGCGGTTTTTACGCTACAGCTGAGTATCGGCGGCATGTTCTTCGGCCTGCTGCTGGGCTTTATCCTTGCGCTGATGCGCATGTCGTCAATCTGGCCGGTCAGATGGCTGGCGCGGATGTATATCTCTATTTTCCGCGGTACGCCGCTGATCGCCCAGCTGTTTATGATCTACTACGGTCTGCCGCAGTTTGGTATCGAGCTGGATCCAATCCCGGCGGCGATGATTGGCCTGTCGCTGAACACCGCGGCCTATGCGGCGGAAACGCTGCGTGCGGCGATTGCCTCAATCGATAAAGGGCAGTGGGAAGCGGCGGCAAGTATCGGCATGACGCCGTGGCAGACTCTGCGGCGGGCGATTTTGCCGCAGGCCGCTCGCGTGGCGCTACCGCCGTTATCTAATAGCTTTATCAGCTTGGTAAAAGATACCTCGCTGGCGGCAACGATTCAGGTACCGGAACTGTTCCGTCAGGCGCAGTTGATTACGTCACGTACGCTGGAAGTGTTCACGATGTATCTGGCCGCCTCGCTGATCTATTGGGTGATGGCGACGGTGCTGTCGACGCTGCAGAACTATTTTGAAAACCAGCTGAACCGCCAGGAGCGTGATCCAAAATGA
- the tyrP gene encoding tyrosine transporter TyrP has translation MKNRTLGSILIVAGTTIGAGMLAMPLASAGVGFGVTLVLLISLWALMCYTALLLLEVYQHVPADMGLGSLAARYLGRYGQWVTGFCMLFLMYALTAAYISGAGELLASSLNQWLNWSLPPSAGVLLFTGIGGAVVCIGTSLVDLFNRFLFSAKIIFLAVMLVLLLPHIHKINLLTLPLQQGLALSAIPVIFTSFGFHGSIPSIVSYLNGDIRKLRRVFIIGSFIPLVAYIFWQLATLGSIDSPAFTAVLAKNSGLNGLLAAIRDVVASPHVEVAVHLFADFALATSFLGVALGLFDYLADLFQRRNTPAGRIQSGAITFLPPLAFALFYPRGFVMALGYAGVALAVLALILPSMLVMKSRKQHPQATWRVPGGSAALWLVLCCGVAVVVIQFCIVAGLLPAVG, from the coding sequence GTGAAGAACCGCACTCTGGGTAGTATTTTAATCGTTGCCGGCACCACAATTGGCGCCGGTATGTTGGCGATGCCTCTCGCCTCAGCGGGAGTCGGCTTTGGCGTCACTCTGGTATTACTGATCTCGCTGTGGGCGCTGATGTGTTATACCGCCCTGTTGCTACTGGAAGTTTATCAACACGTTCCGGCGGATATGGGATTAGGCTCGTTGGCCGCACGCTATCTTGGCCGCTATGGCCAGTGGGTCACAGGCTTCTGTATGTTGTTCTTGATGTATGCCCTGACGGCGGCCTATATCAGCGGCGCCGGAGAGCTTCTGGCCTCCAGCCTGAATCAGTGGCTTAACTGGAGTTTGCCACCTTCTGCCGGGGTGTTGCTGTTTACCGGTATCGGCGGCGCGGTGGTGTGTATCGGTACCTCGTTGGTCGATCTGTTCAACCGCTTTTTATTCAGCGCCAAAATTATCTTCCTCGCAGTCATGCTCGTTCTGCTGCTGCCGCATATACACAAGATAAATCTGCTGACGCTACCGCTGCAGCAGGGGCTGGCGCTATCGGCGATTCCGGTTATTTTCACCTCATTTGGTTTTCACGGCAGCATCCCAAGCATCGTTAGCTACCTGAATGGCGATATCCGCAAACTGCGCCGCGTCTTCATCATCGGTAGCTTTATTCCGCTGGTCGCCTATATTTTCTGGCAGCTTGCGACGCTTGGCAGCATCGACTCCCCGGCCTTTACCGCCGTGCTGGCTAAAAATTCCGGTCTGAACGGCCTGCTGGCAGCAATTCGCGACGTCGTCGCCTCGCCACATGTGGAAGTGGCTGTACATCTGTTCGCCGACTTCGCATTGGCCACCTCTTTCCTCGGCGTCGCATTGGGTTTATTCGATTACCTGGCGGATTTGTTCCAACGTAGAAATACACCTGCCGGGCGTATCCAAAGCGGCGCCATCACCTTCCTGCCGCCGCTGGCCTTCGCCCTGTTCTATCCGCGTGGCTTCGTTATGGCGCTGGGCTACGCCGGGGTGGCGCTCGCTGTACTGGCGCTGATATTGCCATCAATGCTGGTCATGAAGAGCCGTAAACAGCACCCGCAAGCAACCTGGCGAGTACCGGGCGGCTCAGCTGCGTTGTGGTTGGTACTGTGTTGCGGAGTGGCGGTTGTGGTGATTCAGTTCTGTATTGTCGCAGGGTTATTACCCGCTGTCGGATAA
- a CDS encoding DUF2594 family protein, whose amino-acid sequence MSTPDFSTAENNQQLAQEVSCLKAMLTLMLQAMGQADAGRVIIKMEKQITQMEDEAQAAVFSSTVKQIKQAYRQ is encoded by the coding sequence ATGAGCACACCAGATTTTTCCACTGCAGAAAATAATCAACAGCTGGCGCAGGAAGTTTCCTGCCTGAAAGCAATGCTGACCCTGATGCTTCAGGCTATGGGCCAGGCAGATGCGGGTCGTGTGATTATTAAAATGGAAAAGCAAATCACGCAGATGGAAGATGAGGCTCAGGCTGCCGTATTCTCCAGCACCGTTAAGCAAATTAAACAAGCTTACCGTCAGTAA
- a CDS encoding YecH family protein, whose amino-acid sequence MQSIHGHEVLQMMIASGKSYTVASLEAAIKARFGMQARFHTCSAQDLDAAQLVAFLQKKGKFIAAEEGFNTSESKICRH is encoded by the coding sequence ATGCAATCTATTCACGGCCATGAAGTACTGCAGATGATGATCGCGTCGGGCAAGTCATACACAGTAGCCAGCCTTGAGGCGGCAATTAAGGCGCGATTTGGTATGCAGGCACGCTTTCATACCTGTTCAGCGCAGGATTTAGATGCGGCACAGCTGGTGGCTTTTTTGCAGAAGAAAGGTAAGTTTATTGCAGCGGAAGAGGGCTTCAATACTAGCGAAAGTAAAATTTGCCGTCACTAA
- a CDS encoding YecA family protein, which yields MKTGPLNESELEWLDEILSKYATEGAILDVSELDGLLTAILSGPTEIEPAQWLLSIWGGADNVPRWANDRERDRFVNLTLQHMSDIAERLADYPEQFEPLFGTREFEGQELTIVEEWCFGYMRGVALCDWSTLPVDLQPQLDVIALHGTEERFEALDALTADEFVDSVDSIKPAALALYDYWMEHAQPTAVQQPVRNEVKVGRNDPCPCGSGKKYKQCCLVK from the coding sequence ATGAAAACCGGACCCCTGAACGAAAGCGAACTCGAGTGGCTGGACGAAATCCTGTCAAAATATGCCACTGAGGGCGCCATCCTTGATGTCTCTGAACTTGATGGCCTGCTGACGGCTATCTTATCCGGGCCGACGGAAATCGAACCTGCGCAATGGCTGCTGTCTATTTGGGGCGGAGCGGATAACGTGCCGCGCTGGGCTAACGATCGCGAACGTGACCGTTTCGTCAATCTGACGCTGCAGCATATGAGCGATATCGCCGAACGTCTGGCTGACTATCCGGAGCAGTTTGAGCCGCTGTTCGGTACCCGTGAATTTGAAGGCCAGGAGCTGACCATTGTTGAAGAGTGGTGCTTTGGCTACATGCGTGGCGTTGCGCTCTGCGATTGGTCGACATTGCCTGTGGATCTGCAGCCGCAGCTTGATGTCATCGCCCTGCACGGAACGGAAGAACGCTTTGAAGCGCTCGATGCGCTGACTGCGGATGAATTTGTCGACAGCGTCGATAGCATTAAGCCTGCGGCGCTTGCTTTATACGATTACTGGATGGAACATGCTCAGCCGACGGCCGTGCAGCAGCCGGTAAGAAATGAGGTCAAGGTCGGGCGTAACGACCCTTGCCCTTGCGGTAGCGGCAAGAAATATAAGCAGTGTTGCTTAGTGAAATAA
- a CDS encoding DUF805 domain-containing protein, translating to MATLLESYGNCFRKYATFRGRSARQEYVVFTIANFILSAILGLIPVVGGIFGLIIILPGLAVAVRRLHDLNKSGWWLLAPYGIMLIGLIGIAATVEEGRAALWVWVIVLGGVAALVMSIWMIFTRGTVGSNRFGDEQNDDNSSNNAPGAGMAGQRSTADGVRDRLAQAKKMLDEGVISESEYDVMRSNIIKDM from the coding sequence ATGGCCACGTTGCTTGAAAGCTACGGGAACTGTTTTCGTAAATACGCCACTTTTCGCGGCCGCTCCGCGCGTCAGGAATATGTGGTCTTTACTATTGCTAACTTTATCTTATCGGCGATCCTGGGGCTGATCCCGGTTGTCGGCGGAATATTTGGCTTAATTATTATTCTACCTGGGCTGGCGGTCGCGGTTCGCCGACTGCACGATCTGAATAAATCGGGTTGGTGGTTGCTGGCGCCGTACGGCATTATGCTGATCGGCCTGATTGGTATTGCCGCCACCGTTGAAGAGGGCAGAGCAGCGTTATGGGTATGGGTGATTGTCCTGGGCGGCGTGGCCGCGCTGGTCATGTCGATTTGGATGATTTTTACCCGTGGTACCGTTGGCAGCAACCGCTTTGGCGATGAACAGAACGACGATAATAGCAGTAACAATGCCCCCGGGGCCGGTATGGCTGGTCAGCGTTCCACTGCGGATGGCGTCAGAGATCGCCTGGCGCAGGCAAAAAAAATGCTTGATGAGGGCGTGATTAGCGAAAGCGAATACGACGTCATGCGTTCTAATATTATTAAAGATATGTAA
- the uvrY gene encoding UvrY/SirA/GacA family response regulator transcription factor: protein MINVLLVDDHELVRAGIRRILEDIKGIKVAGEACCGEDAVKWCRANPVDVVLMDMNMPGIGGLEATRKIARSIVDTKVIMLTVHTENPLPAKVMQAGAAGYLSKGAAPQEVVNAIRCVASGQRYIASDIAQQMALSQIEPEKTESPFASLSERELQIMLMITKGQKVNEISEQLNLSPKTVNSYRYRMFSKLNIHGDVELTHLAIRHGLCNAESLASQ, encoded by the coding sequence TTGATCAACGTACTTCTTGTTGATGACCACGAACTAGTGCGCGCAGGGATACGACGCATTCTGGAAGATATAAAAGGGATTAAAGTTGCCGGTGAGGCCTGCTGTGGCGAGGATGCCGTGAAGTGGTGCCGTGCGAATCCAGTGGACGTCGTCCTGATGGATATGAACATGCCGGGTATCGGGGGGCTTGAAGCGACGCGTAAAATTGCGCGCTCTATTGTCGATACCAAAGTGATCATGCTAACCGTGCATACTGAAAATCCGCTGCCTGCTAAGGTCATGCAGGCTGGTGCTGCCGGTTATTTAAGTAAAGGTGCCGCCCCGCAGGAAGTGGTGAATGCGATCCGCTGTGTAGCGTCGGGTCAACGTTATATTGCTTCCGATATCGCCCAACAGATGGCGCTCAGTCAGATTGAACCGGAAAAAACGGAATCGCCGTTTGCCAGTTTGTCTGAACGCGAGTTGCAGATTATGCTGATGATCACCAAGGGCCAAAAGGTCAACGAGATCTCAGAGCAGTTAAATCTGAGTCCTAAGACGGTGAATAGCTATCGCTATCGCATGTTCAGCAAATTGAACATTCATGGTGATGTGGAGCTAACTCACCTGGCAATTCGCCATGGCCTGTGCAATGCGGAGTCGTTAGCAAGTCAGTGA
- the yecC gene encoding L-cystine ABC transporter ATP-binding protein YecC gives MSAIEVKNLVKKFHGQTVLHGIDLEVQQGEVVAIIGPSGSGKTTLLRSINLLEQPEAGTIRVGDVTIDTSRSIGQQKGLIRRLRQHVGFVFQNFNLFPHRTVLENIIEGPVIVKGEDKNEAVSLARELLAKVGLSGKENSYPRRLSGGQQQRVAIARALAMRPDVILFDEPTSALDPELVGEVLNTIRQLAQEKRTMVIVTHEMSFARDVADRAIFMDQGRIVEQGNARELFANPQQPRTRQFLEKFLMQ, from the coding sequence ATGAGTGCGATTGAAGTCAAAAACCTGGTGAAGAAATTCCACGGTCAGACCGTGCTGCACGGCATCGATCTTGAGGTTCAGCAAGGGGAGGTAGTGGCAATTATCGGTCCCAGCGGCTCCGGTAAAACGACGCTGCTACGTAGTATTAATCTCCTTGAACAACCTGAAGCCGGCACCATCCGGGTGGGCGATGTCACTATCGATACCTCGCGCAGCATAGGTCAGCAGAAAGGGCTAATTCGTCGTCTGCGTCAGCACGTTGGCTTCGTATTCCAGAACTTCAATCTGTTCCCGCACCGTACGGTACTGGAGAACATTATTGAAGGGCCGGTTATTGTAAAAGGCGAAGATAAGAACGAAGCGGTGTCGTTGGCGCGTGAACTGTTGGCGAAAGTGGGGCTGTCTGGCAAAGAGAATAGCTATCCACGCCGTTTATCCGGTGGTCAACAGCAGCGTGTGGCGATTGCCCGTGCGCTAGCGATGCGCCCGGATGTGATCCTTTTTGATGAGCCGACCTCGGCGTTGGATCCTGAACTGGTGGGTGAGGTATTAAATACCATCCGCCAGTTGGCGCAGGAAAAACGGACCATGGTCATCGTCACTCATGAGATGAGCTTTGCCCGCGATGTCGCCGACCGTGCGATCTTTATGGATCAGGGACGCATTGTTGAACAGGGTAATGCCAGGGAGCTGTTTGCTAATCCGCAACAACCACGTACCCGGCAGTTCCTCGAGAAGTTCTTGATGCAGTAA
- the uvrC gene encoding excinuclease ABC subunit UvrC, with translation MSDVFDAKAFLKTVTSQPGVYRMYDAGGTVIYVGKAKDLKKRLSSYFRSNLASRKTEALVALIAQIDVTVTHTETEALLLEHNYIKLYQPRYNVLLRDDKSYPFIFLSGDTHPRLAMHRGAKHAKGEYFGPFPNGYAVRETLALLQKIFPIRQCENSVYRNRSRPCLQYQIGRCLGPCVAGLVSEEEYEQQVEYVRLFLAGKDDQVLTQLIARMEKASQALEFEEAARIRDQIQAVRRVTEKQFVSNNGDDLDVIGVAFDAGMACVHVLFIRQGKVLGSRSYFPKVPGGTELGEVVETFVGQFYLQGSQMRTLPGEILLDFNLGDKTLLADSLSELAGRRVHVQTKPRGDRARYLKLARTNAAVALTTKLSQQSTVSQRLQALATLLKLPAVTRMECFDISHTMGEQTVASCVVFDSNGPLRAEYRRYNITGITPGDDYAAMNQVLRRRYGKAIEENKIPDVILIDGGKGQLGQAKAVFAELDVPWDKNHPLLLGVAKGSDRKAGLETLFFEPEGEGFSLPPDSPALHVIQHIRDESHDHAISGHRKKRAKVKSTSTLETIEGVGPKRRQMLLKYMGGLQGLQKASVEEIAQVPGISHGLAEKIFYSLKH, from the coding sequence GTGAGTGATGTTTTTGACGCAAAAGCCTTCCTCAAGACGGTTACCAGCCAACCGGGCGTCTATCGTATGTACGATGCCGGCGGTACCGTCATTTATGTCGGGAAAGCGAAAGATCTGAAAAAGCGCCTGAGCAGCTATTTTCGCAGCAACCTGGCTTCGCGTAAAACCGAGGCTCTGGTCGCGCTGATCGCGCAAATTGACGTGACCGTAACGCATACCGAAACGGAAGCGCTGCTGCTTGAACACAACTATATCAAGTTGTACCAGCCGCGTTATAACGTGCTGCTGCGGGACGATAAATCCTACCCCTTTATATTCCTCAGCGGCGATACCCATCCTCGGTTGGCCATGCATCGTGGCGCTAAACACGCGAAAGGGGAATATTTCGGTCCGTTCCCCAACGGCTATGCGGTACGCGAAACGCTCGCGCTGTTGCAAAAAATCTTCCCGATTCGTCAATGCGAGAATAGTGTTTATCGCAACCGTTCGCGTCCCTGTTTGCAGTATCAAATCGGCCGCTGCCTTGGCCCGTGCGTCGCCGGATTGGTGAGCGAGGAAGAGTATGAGCAGCAGGTTGAATATGTGCGGTTATTCCTGGCCGGCAAAGACGATCAGGTACTGACGCAACTTATTGCCCGTATGGAAAAGGCGAGTCAGGCGCTCGAATTCGAAGAGGCTGCTCGCATTCGCGATCAAATTCAGGCGGTACGCCGGGTGACGGAGAAACAGTTCGTTTCCAATAATGGTGACGATTTGGATGTTATCGGCGTGGCCTTTGATGCTGGCATGGCCTGCGTGCATGTTCTGTTTATTCGTCAGGGCAAAGTGCTGGGTAGCCGCAGCTATTTTCCGAAGGTTCCAGGCGGTACCGAACTTGGCGAAGTGGTCGAGACTTTCGTGGGGCAGTTCTACCTGCAGGGCAGCCAGATGCGTACTCTGCCGGGGGAAATTCTACTCGATTTCAACCTTGGCGATAAAACCCTGCTCGCCGATTCTCTGTCCGAGTTGGCAGGACGGCGGGTGCACGTACAAACAAAACCTCGCGGCGATCGCGCGCGTTATCTCAAACTGGCGCGCACTAACGCTGCGGTGGCGCTCACCACCAAACTGTCTCAGCAATCGACGGTGAGCCAGCGTTTGCAGGCGCTGGCTACGTTACTGAAGCTTCCGGCGGTGACGCGCATGGAATGCTTTGATATCAGCCATACGATGGGTGAGCAAACCGTGGCATCCTGCGTGGTGTTCGATAGCAATGGCCCGCTGCGGGCGGAGTACCGACGCTACAACATTACCGGTATCACGCCGGGCGATGACTATGCGGCAATGAATCAGGTTTTACGCCGCCGCTATGGTAAAGCGATAGAAGAGAACAAGATCCCCGACGTTATCCTGATCGACGGCGGAAAAGGTCAGCTCGGCCAGGCGAAAGCGGTGTTTGCCGAGCTGGATGTGCCATGGGATAAAAATCATCCTCTATTATTGGGGGTGGCGAAAGGGAGCGATCGCAAAGCCGGACTGGAAACGTTATTCTTTGAACCGGAGGGCGAGGGTTTTAGTCTGCCGCCGGATTCTCCTGCTTTACACGTTATCCAGCACATTCGCGATGAGTCACACGATCACGCCATTTCCGGACATCGGAAAAAACGGGCGAAGGTGAAGAGCACCAGTACCCTGGAGACGATAGAAGGGGTGGGGCCAAAGCGTCGGCAAATGCTGTTGAAGTACATGGGCGGTCTGCAAGGTTTGCAGAAAGCCAGTGTGGAAGAAATTGCGCAAGTACCGGGGATATCTCACGGACTGGCAGAAAAGATCTTCTACTCGTTGAAACATTAG
- the dcyD gene encoding D-cysteine desulfhydrase: MSLQNLTRFPRLEFIGAPTPLEYLPRLSDHLGRDIFIKRDDVTPMAMGGNKLRKLEFLAADALREGADTLITAGAIQSNHVRQTAAVAAKLGLHCVALLENPIGTRAENYLSNGNRLLLDLFNTQVEMCDALTDPNAQLEELATRIEAQGYRPYVIPVGGSNALGALGYVESALEIAQQCEGAVEISSVVVASGSAGTHAGLAVGLEQLMPDAELIGVTVSRSVADQLPKVVALQQAVANSLELQAKAEITLWDDYFAPGYGTSNEEGMEAVKLLAQLEGILLDPVYTGKAMAGLIDGINQNRFKDEGPILFIHTGGAPALFAYHPHV; encoded by the coding sequence ATGTCACTGCAAAATTTAACGCGTTTTCCGCGTCTGGAATTTATTGGCGCACCGACGCCGCTGGAATATCTGCCACGCCTGTCCGATCACCTCGGTCGGGATATTTTTATTAAACGCGACGATGTTACTCCGATGGCGATGGGAGGAAATAAACTGCGTAAGCTGGAATTCCTCGCCGCCGATGCGCTGCGTGAAGGGGCAGATACACTGATTACCGCCGGCGCGATCCAATCGAACCATGTACGCCAGACCGCGGCCGTGGCCGCTAAGCTTGGCTTGCACTGCGTGGCGTTGCTGGAAAATCCGATTGGCACCCGCGCGGAAAACTATCTGAGCAACGGTAACCGTCTGCTGTTGGACCTGTTTAATACCCAGGTCGAGATGTGCGACGCCCTGACCGACCCCAATGCGCAGTTGGAAGAACTGGCAACCCGCATTGAAGCGCAGGGTTATCGCCCGTATGTCATTCCGGTTGGCGGCTCTAACGCCCTTGGTGCGCTGGGTTATGTCGAAAGCGCGCTGGAAATCGCCCAGCAGTGCGAAGGGGCGGTAGAGATCTCCTCGGTAGTGGTCGCCTCCGGTAGCGCAGGCACGCATGCCGGTCTGGCGGTTGGCCTGGAACAGCTGATGCCAGACGCGGAATTAATCGGTGTGACCGTGTCACGCAGCGTGGCTGACCAGTTGCCGAAGGTGGTGGCGCTTCAGCAGGCTGTTGCCAATAGCCTTGAGCTGCAGGCGAAAGCGGAGATTACCCTGTGGGATGATTACTTCGCGCCGGGTTACGGCACGTCGAATGAGGAAGGGATGGAAGCCGTGAAATTACTGGCGCAGCTGGAAGGTATCCTGCTGGATCCGGTCTATACCGGCAAAGCAATGGCCGGTTTGATTGACGGCATCAATCAGAATCGCTTTAAGGATGAGGGGCCGATTCTATTTATCCATACGGGCGGCGCACCGGCGCTGTTTGCTTATCATCCGCACGTCTAA
- the pgsA gene encoding CDP-diacylglycerol--glycerol-3-phosphate 3-phosphatidyltransferase, which translates to MQFNIPTLLTLFRVILIPFFVLAFYLPFSWAPFVCALIFFVAAVTDWFDGFLARRWNQSTRFGAFLDPVADKVMVAIAMVLVAEHYHTWWVTLPAATMIAREIIISALREWMAELGKRSSVAVSWIGKVKTTAQMAALVWMLWRPNMWVEWAGIVLFMVAAVLTLWSMLQYLNAARGDLLEQ; encoded by the coding sequence ATGCAATTTAATATCCCTACGTTGCTTACTCTGTTTCGCGTCATCCTGATCCCATTCTTCGTATTGGCGTTCTACTTGCCCTTTAGCTGGGCGCCATTCGTCTGCGCGTTGATTTTCTTTGTCGCTGCCGTCACCGACTGGTTCGATGGTTTTTTGGCGCGTCGCTGGAATCAAAGCACTCGTTTCGGCGCCTTCCTGGATCCGGTTGCGGATAAAGTGATGGTGGCCATCGCGATGGTATTGGTTGCCGAGCACTATCATACCTGGTGGGTGACGCTACCGGCAGCGACGATGATCGCGCGTGAAATTATTATCTCCGCGTTGCGTGAGTGGATGGCGGAGCTGGGTAAGCGCAGCAGCGTGGCGGTATCGTGGATCGGTAAAGTGAAAACCACGGCACAGATGGCAGCGCTGGTGTGGATGCTGTGGCGTCCAAATATGTGGGTTGAGTGGGCCGGTATCGTTCTGTTTATGGTTGCTGCGGTACTCACTTTGTGGTCAATGCTGCAATATTTGAACGCAGCGCGCGGCGATTTGCTTGAACAGTGA
- the sdiA gene encoding transcriptional regulator SdiA — translation MRDIDFFSWRREMLQQFQSTQDGDTVYNLLQQQTEELEYDYYALCVRHPVPFTRPKLTLQSTYPQAWMAHYQSENYFAIDPVLRSENFLRGHLPWNDQLFCDTPELWNGARDHGLNKGVTQCLTLPNHAQGFLSVSAKSAQPGPYQEDELELRLRTLTELSLLALLRLEDGMVMPPEMKFSRRELEILKWTAEGKTSAEVAMILSISENTVNFHQKNMQRKFNAPNKTQIACYAVATGLI, via the coding sequence ATGAGGGACATTGATTTTTTCAGCTGGCGGCGGGAAATGCTGCAACAATTCCAGTCAACTCAGGATGGAGATACGGTTTATAATCTGCTCCAGCAACAAACGGAAGAACTGGAATATGACTACTACGCGCTCTGCGTGCGCCACCCGGTGCCTTTTACGCGTCCGAAACTCACGCTGCAATCAACTTATCCGCAGGCCTGGATGGCGCATTATCAGTCTGAGAATTATTTTGCTATTGATCCAGTATTACGTAGCGAGAATTTCCTCCGGGGACATTTACCGTGGAATGACCAGCTATTTTGCGATACACCGGAATTGTGGAACGGCGCACGCGATCATGGTTTAAATAAAGGTGTGACGCAGTGTCTGACCTTACCGAATCATGCGCAGGGTTTCTTATCGGTCTCTGCTAAAAGCGCGCAACCGGGGCCGTATCAGGAGGATGAGTTAGAATTACGCCTGCGTACGCTGACCGAACTGAGCCTGCTGGCGCTACTGCGTCTGGAAGATGGGATGGTGATGCCGCCGGAGATGAAGTTTAGTCGACGGGAGCTGGAGATTTTGAAATGGACGGCGGAAGGCAAAACCTCAGCTGAGGTGGCGATGATTTTGTCTATTTCGGAAAATACGGTCAATTTCCATCAGAAGAATATGCAGCGGAAATTTAACGCACCGAACAAAACGCAAATAGCCTGTTATGCCGTCGCGACAGGATTAATTTGA